A window from Culex pipiens pallens isolate TS chromosome 3, TS_CPP_V2, whole genome shotgun sequence encodes these proteins:
- the LOC120430252 gene encoding protein ecdysoneless, which produces MSSIQNNALQQVREDDFVEYFLFPGASLGTVAADEDEALENCDPESAAAKSLGALLAEVNKLAKEFCQRYIWHRDGFKVVARKGGDRQRRLLIEASGQDGDGGLEADAPLPSHLYGISHYGDNIQDEWFIVALLFHLTRRIPGLVARAVDSDGEFLLIEAAEHLPRWAANPERAEGRVFIYEGELYLIGGEGDGEDDELSFERVFRELKGDGRTRYVGSKAIQGCIEERIGEFPDRIEDSHHRTTLYVPVGVAAVLKENPQLVSAAVLAFCNRDSIDLKACRAMRYFPPESCVYVSVVFTKCLYAMLLHNSYLPDRRTGWSLPLATDPNYKAHVLGVKLACGFEILASQAKTSQSLDTDKGWKSYFESLNSKGYFQENIEGSQEYTRLLGIAKEYYQENKDSMRFTPKIGEEIVSILKRNDYDPEELRKEGLDLPSPDDDSWINISPEELDQMLTKRYGVRTLLSLNGNAPSPESFTAMMSEFLDRKSEFDGVDQDAAAAAAAELVESFKPTKPKRTKSKSKADHVPNHNHVQPPPLHAPIDFDPDAFGSTVKNLLDLVIPEDRWDSSDNSDMSDYGEEEYARNIEDMSPTRTGKAVQNELQSYMDQMDRELAKTTIGKSFETDISGDAAEEADRKESNDDFDDIETFKPVNIDVNTLKNMMESYQAQIGGPGPAANLLGSMGVQLSRASGSPKSKPGSTKQTDV; this is translated from the exons ATGTCCTCCATCCAAAACAACGCCCTGCAGCAAGTCCGCGAGGATGACTTTGTCGAGTACTTCCTGTTTCCGGGTGCCTCGTTGGGAACCGTGGCCGCCGATGAGGACGAGGCCCTCGAGAATTGTGACCCAGAATCGGCTGCGGCAAAGTCTCTTGGGGCGTTGCTGGCCGAGGTCAATAAACTGGCCAAGGAGTTTTGCCAGCGGTACATTTGGCACCGGGACGGGTTCAAGGTGGTGGCCAGAAAGGGCGGAGATCGCCAAAGGCGCTTACTGATTGAGGCCAGCGGACAGGACGGGGATGGTGGTTTGGAGGCGGACG cTCCCCTGCCGTCCCATCTGTACGGAATCAGCCACTACGGGGACAACATCCAAGACGAGTGGTTCATCGTGGCCCTGCTGTTCCACCTGACGCGACGCATCCCGGGCCTGGTGGCACGTGCCGTCGACTCGGACGGGGAGTTTCTGCTGATCGAAGCCGCCGAACATCTGCCCCGGTGGGCGGCCAATCCGGAGCGGGCCGAGGGCCGGGTGTTTATCTACGAGGGGGAGTTGTACTTGATTGGTGGGGAGGGGGATGGGGAAGATGACGAGTTGTCGTTTGAGCGGGTGTTCCGGGAGTTGAAGGGCGATGGGAGGACGCGGTACGTTGGCTCGAAGGCGATTCAGGGATGTATTGAGGAACGGATAGGGGAGTTTCCCGATCGGATTGAGGACAGTCACCACCGGACGACGTTGTACGTGCCGGTTGGGGTGGCGGCGGTGCTGAAGGAGAACCCGCAGCTCGTTTCGGCGGCCGTGCTGGCGTTTTGCAACCGGGACTCGATCGATTTGAAGGCGTGCCGGGCGATGCGGTACTTTCCGCCGGAGAGTTGCGTGTACGTGAGTGTTGTATTTACTAAGTGTTTGTACGCGATGCTACTGCACAACAGTTACCTGCCCGATCGGCGAACCGGCTGGAGTCTGCCGCTGGCCACCGATCCGAACTATAAGGCGCACGTGCTGGGGGTGAAGCTGGCCTGTGGGTTTGAGATTTTGGCGTCGCAGGCCAAGACGTCGCAGTCGCTGGATACGGATAAGGGATGGAAGAGTTACTTtgagtcgctgaactcgaagGGGTACTTCCAGGAGAACATCGAGGGATCGCAG gaaTACACTCGCCTTCTCGGCATCGCCAAGGAATACTACCAGGAGAATAAAGATTCGATGAGATTCACCCCAAAAATCGGCGAAGAAATCGTGTCCATCCTGAAGCGCAACGACTACGACCCGGAGGAACTGCGCAAAGAAGGCCTGGATCTCCCCTCACCCGACGACGACAGCTGGATCAACATCTCCCCCGAAGAGTTGGACCAAATGCTGACGAAGCGTTACGGCGTCCGAACGTTACTCTCCCTCAACGGCAACGCCCCCTCGCCGGAATCGTTCACCGCCATGATGAGCGAATTTCTCGACCGAAAGAGTGAGTTTGACGGAGTGGACCAGGATGCGGCCGCTGCAGCCGCCGCCGAATTGGTCGAATCGTTCAAACCGACCAAGCCCAAGCGAaccaagagcaagagcaaggcAGACCACGTGCCGAACCACAACCACGTGCAACCTCCACCGCTGCACGCGCCAATCGACTTCGACCCGGACGCATTCGGCTCTACCGTAAAGAACCTCCTCGATCTGGTCATCCCCGAGGATCGCTGGGACTCGTCCGACAACTCGGACATGAGCGACTACGGCGAGGAAGAGTACGCCCGCAACATCGAGGACATGTCGCCAACCCGAACCGGCAAAGCCGTCCAAAACGAGCTCCAGTCGTACATGGACCAGATGGACCGCGAACTGGCCAAAACCACCATCGGCAAGAGCTTCGAAACGGACATCAGCGGAGACGCGGCCGAGGAAGCGGACCGCAAGGAATCCAACGACGACTTTGACGACATCGAAACCTTCAAACCGGTCAACATCGACGTCAACACGCTCAAGAACATGATGGAGAGCTACCAGGCGCAGATCGGCGGTCCCGGACCGGCCGCCAACCTGCTCGGCTCGATGGGCGTCCAACTGTCGAGGGCGTCCGGTTCGCCCAAGTCAAAGCCCGGCAGCACGAAGCAAACCGACGTGTGA